One genomic segment of Clostridium saccharoperbutylacetonicum N1-4(HMT) includes these proteins:
- a CDS encoding winged helix-turn-helix transcriptional regulator: MNDDVNFGQGFPNTNVYDNQCPTMYLFNILGQKWKLPIIWYLAEKDTARYNELKRRIKGLTNIMLTKSLRELEELNVIQRTQYNTIPPKVEYSLTESGKSLLPALSELNVWVEEHMKINNIKRKEQ, from the coding sequence ATGAATGATGATGTGAATTTTGGTCAAGGATTTCCAAACACTAACGTTTATGATAATCAGTGTCCAACTATGTATCTATTTAATATTTTAGGTCAAAAGTGGAAATTGCCTATCATTTGGTATTTAGCAGAAAAAGATACTGCTAGATATAATGAATTAAAACGAAGAATTAAAGGACTTACTAATATTATGCTTACTAAATCCTTACGGGAATTAGAAGAACTTAATGTTATTCAAAGAACACAATATAACACTATACCTCCTAAAGTTGAGTATTCCTTAACTGAAAGTGGAAAATCGCTATTACCTGCTTTAAGTGAATTAAATGTATGGGTAGAAGAACATATGAAAATTAATAATATAAAGCGGAAAGAGCAATAG
- a CDS encoding MFS transporter, translating to MDKFKSHKENKIEETVDKHALIFGLISVFLCGIGFSIITPVIPFLVQPYVSNEGEQAIVVTLLMSVYAICVFFAAPALGALSDKYGRRPVLIVCLLGSAIGYLVFGIGGALWILFAGRIIEGVTGGDISTIFAYFGDIIPPEKRTKYFGWMSAVVGVGTVIGPTLGGVLSKFGYSVPMYFGAIITLLNVAYGFFFMPESLDKNNRLKEITFVRLNPFTQLANILSMKNLKRLLVSAFLLWIPNGSFQAVFSQFTMDTFNWKPTLIGLMLSIIGFQDIISQGFIMPKLLIKLNDKQIAILGMLSEIIGYSLIALSTLSSFYPLFIVGMFIFGFGDSIFGPSFNGMLSKSVTSREQGRVQGGSQSIQALARVIGPVIGGQIYVSLGHAAPAFMGMILIAGAISVLYKGTNANM from the coding sequence ATGGATAAATTTAAATCACACAAAGAAAATAAAATAGAAGAAACTGTAGATAAACATGCTTTGATTTTTGGCCTTATATCTGTATTTTTATGTGGAATAGGCTTTAGCATAATAACTCCTGTTATTCCATTTTTAGTACAGCCATATGTAAGTAATGAAGGAGAGCAAGCAATAGTTGTTACGCTACTGATGTCTGTTTATGCAATCTGCGTGTTCTTTGCAGCTCCTGCACTTGGAGCTTTAAGCGATAAATATGGCCGTCGCCCAGTATTAATAGTATGCCTTTTGGGTTCTGCAATTGGGTACTTAGTTTTTGGGATAGGGGGAGCTCTATGGATACTATTTGCAGGCCGAATAATTGAAGGCGTAACAGGTGGTGACATAAGCACTATCTTTGCATATTTTGGAGATATAATTCCTCCTGAAAAGAGGACTAAATACTTTGGATGGATGAGTGCAGTTGTAGGAGTAGGAACTGTAATTGGTCCTACTCTAGGAGGAGTACTTTCAAAGTTTGGTTATTCGGTACCAATGTATTTTGGAGCAATAATAACTTTATTGAATGTTGCATATGGATTCTTTTTTATGCCTGAGAGCCTTGATAAGAATAATAGATTGAAGGAGATTACATTTGTAAGACTAAACCCATTTACACAGCTAGCAAATATTCTTTCTATGAAAAACTTAAAAAGGCTGCTTGTCTCAGCTTTCTTGCTTTGGATACCTAATGGCTCATTTCAGGCGGTTTTTTCTCAATTTACAATGGATACTTTCAATTGGAAACCTACATTAATTGGACTAATGCTTTCAATTATTGGATTCCAAGACATCATTTCACAGGGTTTTATAATGCCAAAGCTTTTAATAAAACTTAATGATAAACAGATAGCAATTCTTGGAATGCTCTCAGAGATTATAGGTTATAGTCTTATTGCATTATCAACTTTAAGTTCGTTTTATCCTCTTTTTATTGTTGGAATGTTTATATTTGGTTTTGGTGATTCAATCTTTGGACCTTCTTTTAATGGTATGCTTTCTAAGTCAGTAACTTCTAGAGAACAAGGAAGAGTTCAAGGAGGAAGCCAGTCTATTCAGGCTTTAGCAAGAGTAATTGGCCCGGTAATAGGAGGTCAGATTTATGTATCACTTGGACACGCAGCCCCAGCATTTATGGGGATGATTTTAATTGCAGGGGCTATAAGCGTTTTGTATAAGGGTACAAATGCAAATATGTAA
- a CDS encoding MarR family transcriptional regulator, producing MKKEEQVLIGFRELYNKMAWLNKSKMEDSLKGYKSSEVHYIECIGRNVEPNVTKLAESLYMTRGAISKMTKKLIEKGIIESYQKPDNKKEIYFKLTEQGQKIYKIHDKLHKEFQERDKVVFEKVTEEQFDSMLTFINKYSEHLDKEIKKLDLDIKSE from the coding sequence ATGAAAAAGGAAGAACAAGTTTTAATTGGTTTTAGGGAATTATATAACAAGATGGCTTGGCTTAATAAATCTAAGATGGAAGATAGTCTAAAGGGCTATAAGTCTTCAGAAGTGCATTACATAGAATGTATTGGAAGAAATGTAGAGCCAAATGTCACAAAACTTGCTGAATCCCTTTATATGACAAGGGGAGCCATAAGCAAAATGACTAAGAAGCTTATAGAGAAAGGTATTATAGAAAGTTATCAAAAGCCAGATAATAAAAAAGAAATTTATTTTAAACTTACTGAGCAAGGACAAAAAATTTATAAAATTCATGATAAACTGCATAAAGAGTTTCAAGAAAGGGATAAAGTTGTATTTGAAAAGGTAACGGAGGAACAATTTGATAGTATGCTTACGTTTATTAATAAGTATAGTGAGCATTTGGATAAAGAAATAAAGAAACTGGACTTAGATATAAAATCAGAATAA
- a CDS encoding DUF4867 family protein — translation MTIKSVMDKEFKKYGQVLKNYDCSEIIEKMNDTPLPKDVIYEPSIKELEALEIAKELQAREYGELPIQIGYCNGNNYLLNAVEYHRSSEINIAATDLILLLGSQQDIEDDYSFDTSKIEAFKVPKGTAIEVYATTLHYAPCNVSEDGFRCVVVLPKDTNSALENKPEAKGEDALLFAKNKWLIGHKDTDLGEQGAFIGLVGENLHI, via the coding sequence TTGACTATTAAAAGTGTTATGGACAAGGAGTTCAAAAAATATGGGCAAGTATTAAAAAATTATGATTGCTCAGAAATAATTGAAAAGATGAATGATACACCATTACCTAAAGATGTAATATATGAACCATCAATAAAAGAACTTGAAGCATTGGAAATAGCTAAAGAACTTCAAGCTAGAGAATATGGTGAATTACCTATTCAAATAGGATATTGTAATGGAAATAATTATTTGCTAAATGCTGTTGAATACCATAGATCATCTGAAATAAACATTGCAGCAACTGATCTTATTCTTCTATTAGGATCACAGCAGGATATTGAAGACGATTACTCATTTGATACGTCTAAAATTGAAGCTTTTAAAGTTCCAAAGGGAACTGCAATAGAAGTTTATGCAACTACGCTTCATTATGCACCATGCAATGTTTCAGAAGATGGCTTTAGATGTGTTGTTGTTTTACCAAAAGACACAAATTCAGCGTTAGAAAATAAGCCAGAAGCAAAAGGTGAAGATGCATTACTCTTTGCTAAAAATAAATGGTTAATTGGTCATAAAGATACAGACTTAGGTGAACAAGGAGCATTCATAGGATTAGTTGGAGAAAACCTACACATATAA
- a CDS encoding alpha/beta hydrolase produces the protein MILENLKIGNIPAILWGPKSDELFIVVHGNMSNKASDLIAIFAEQAIARGYQILSFDLPEHGERKRVNDDCKIQECVRDLKIIMDYAKSLSNNISVLACSLGAYCTLLTYKRESLRQCLFLSPVVDMEQMINNMMEECKISENKLKEEKEIKTSIGHTLYWDYYCYVKEHPIDEWNNTTSILYGSEDEICEFNVVAGFAKCFNCDLEIMENGKHSFHTKEQMEFFKQWLNKYL, from the coding sequence ATGATATTAGAGAATTTAAAAATAGGAAATATCCCTGCTATTTTATGGGGGCCAAAATCAGATGAATTATTTATAGTGGTACATGGCAATATGTCAAATAAGGCATCAGATTTAATTGCGATATTTGCAGAACAGGCAATAGCAAGAGGATATCAAATATTAAGTTTTGATTTGCCTGAACATGGTGAACGCAAGAGAGTAAATGATGATTGCAAAATTCAAGAGTGTGTTAGAGATCTTAAGATCATTATGGATTATGCAAAATCATTATCAAATAATATAAGTGTACTTGCTTGTAGTTTAGGGGCATATTGCACTCTGTTAACCTATAAACGTGAATCTTTAAGGCAGTGTTTATTTCTTTCTCCTGTTGTAGATATGGAACAAATGATAAATAATATGATGGAAGAGTGCAAAATAAGTGAGAACAAGCTAAAGGAAGAAAAAGAAATAAAAACATCAATTGGACATACACTTTATTGGGATTATTATTGTTATGTAAAAGAACATCCTATAGATGAATGGAATAATACAACTTCAATTCTATATGGTTCAGAGGATGAAATATGTGAATTTAATGTAGTGGCTGGTTTTGCAAAATGCTTTAACTGTGATTTGGAAATAATGGAGAATGGGAAGCATTCTTTTCACACAAAGGAACAAATGGAATTTTTTAAGCAATGGTTGAATAAATATTTGTAA
- the tkt gene encoding transketolase: MSRELDKLSINSIRVLSADAIEKSKSGHPGLPLGSATMAFTLWTKMNHNGKNPEWDNRDRFVLSAGHGSMLEYSLLHLFGYGLTVEDLKNFRQVGSLTPGHPEYGHTKGVEITTGPLGQGICNAVGMAIAEAHLAEKFNKPEYSIVDHHTYAIVGDGCLMEGISGEASSLAGTLELGKLIILYDSNNISIEGNTDIAFREDTAKRYEAYGWQVLKVTDGNDIDAIEKAIAEAKAETKKPSMIIVKNQIGFGCPAKQGKASAHGEPLGADNVKAMKENLGWKAEPAFYVPDEVYTNMNEHIAKGEKTETAWNELFKAYSAAYPELAAEYTKWMSGEIYKDALLNNEELWSFDKEMATRESSGIMINRLAKLIPNFIGGSADLAPSNKTHMNDRGDFSAEDRSGSNLHFGVREHAMAAIANGMYAHGGLKVFCATFFVFSDYMKGAMRLSALMKLPVTYVLTHDSIGVGEDGPTHEPIEHLAALRSIPNMTVFRPADSKETAAAWYYAVTNGTTPTSLVLTRQKLPLYDGCPKRALKGGYILKDSKKETPDVLLMASGSEVELIFKAADELSAKGIDARVISMPSFELFDAQDEAYKESVMPKSVRARLAVEALTSFGWHKYVGLDGDVVSLDTFGASGNADALFKMFGFTVENVVNKAMGIINK, translated from the coding sequence ATGAGTAGAGAATTAGATAAGTTATCTATTAATTCAATAAGAGTATTATCAGCAGATGCTATAGAAAAATCAAAATCTGGACATCCGGGATTACCACTTGGTTCAGCAACAATGGCATTTACATTATGGACAAAAATGAATCATAATGGAAAAAATCCTGAATGGGATAATAGAGATAGGTTTGTATTATCAGCAGGACATGGTTCAATGCTTGAATATTCATTACTACATTTATTTGGATATGGATTAACCGTTGAAGATTTAAAGAACTTCAGACAAGTAGGAAGTTTAACACCAGGACATCCTGAATATGGTCATACTAAAGGTGTTGAAATAACAACAGGGCCACTTGGACAAGGTATTTGTAATGCAGTAGGTATGGCAATAGCAGAAGCGCATTTAGCAGAAAAGTTTAATAAGCCAGAGTATAGCATAGTTGATCACCATACATATGCTATAGTTGGTGATGGATGTCTTATGGAAGGAATTTCAGGAGAAGCATCATCTCTTGCTGGAACTTTAGAGCTTGGAAAATTAATCATATTATATGATTCAAACAATATTTCAATAGAAGGAAATACAGATATAGCATTTAGAGAAGACACCGCAAAGAGATATGAGGCTTATGGCTGGCAAGTATTAAAGGTTACAGATGGAAATGATATAGATGCAATCGAAAAAGCAATAGCAGAAGCTAAAGCAGAAACTAAAAAGCCATCAATGATAATAGTTAAAAATCAAATTGGATTTGGTTGCCCAGCAAAACAAGGAAAAGCTTCAGCTCATGGAGAACCTTTAGGAGCAGACAATGTAAAAGCTATGAAGGAAAACTTAGGCTGGAAGGCTGAACCTGCATTTTATGTTCCGGATGAAGTTTACACAAATATGAACGAACATATAGCAAAAGGTGAAAAGACTGAGACAGCTTGGAATGAATTATTTAAAGCTTATTCAGCAGCTTATCCAGAATTAGCAGCAGAATATACTAAGTGGATGAGTGGAGAAATTTATAAAGATGCATTATTAAACAATGAAGAACTTTGGAGCTTTGATAAAGAAATGGCTACAAGGGAATCTTCAGGAATAATGATAAACAGACTAGCTAAGCTTATTCCAAACTTTATTGGAGGATCAGCAGATTTAGCACCATCTAACAAGACTCATATGAATGATAGAGGAGATTTCTCAGCAGAAGATAGAAGTGGCTCTAACCTTCACTTTGGAGTTAGAGAACATGCTATGGCAGCTATAGCTAACGGTATGTATGCTCATGGAGGACTTAAGGTATTCTGTGCAACCTTCTTTGTATTCAGTGATTACATGAAGGGAGCAATGAGATTATCAGCTCTTATGAAGCTTCCAGTAACTTATGTATTAACTCATGATAGTATTGGAGTAGGGGAAGATGGTCCAACTCATGAACCAATAGAACATTTAGCAGCACTTAGAAGTATACCAAATATGACAGTGTTTAGACCAGCAGACTCAAAAGAAACAGCAGCAGCTTGGTATTATGCTGTAACAAATGGAACTACACCAACTTCATTAGTATTAACAAGACAAAAGTTACCACTATATGATGGATGTCCTAAGAGAGCATTAAAGGGTGGATATATCCTTAAAGATTCAAAGAAAGAAACTCCAGATGTACTACTAATGGCATCAGGTTCAGAAGTAGAATTAATCTTTAAAGCAGCAGATGAGTTATCAGCAAAAGGAATTGATGCAAGAGTAATAAGTATGCCAAGTTTTGAGCTATTCGATGCTCAAGATGAAGCTTATAAAGAATCAGTAATGCCAAAGAGCGTAAGAGCTAGACTGGCTGTTGAAGCTTTAACATCCTTTGGATGGCACAAATATGTAGGTCTTGATGGTGACGTTGTATCTTTAGATACTTTTGGAGCATCAGGAAATGCAGATGCATTATTTAAAATGTTTGGATTTACTGTAGAAAATGTTGTTAATAAAGCGATGGGGATAATTAACAAATAA
- a CDS encoding flavodoxin family protein, translating to MKVYAINGSPRKNKNTATLLQKALDGVKDSVKDSEIETEIINLYDLNYTGCKSCFACKRLESKNYGKCAIKDDLQEVLEKVSQADGLIFGSPIYFSNITGQLQAFLERLLFPYLVYDKNHSSIAPKKMPTAFIYTMNVPQEFMEQLNYNLILNTLAAPIERIFTKPKVMYSNNTYQFDDYSKYKADAFSEEEKAAHRAKQFPLDCEKAYKIGTSLIQ from the coding sequence ATGAAAGTTTATGCAATTAATGGAAGCCCAAGAAAAAATAAAAATACAGCCACTCTACTTCAAAAAGCTTTAGATGGAGTAAAAGACTCTGTAAAGGATAGTGAAATAGAAACTGAAATAATAAATTTGTATGATTTAAACTACACTGGATGTAAAAGCTGCTTTGCTTGTAAAAGACTCGAAAGTAAAAATTACGGAAAATGTGCTATAAAAGATGATCTTCAAGAAGTGTTAGAAAAAGTTTCTCAAGCTGATGGACTAATTTTTGGCTCTCCAATATATTTCAGCAATATAACAGGTCAATTACAAGCTTTTTTAGAACGATTGCTTTTCCCATATTTGGTATATGATAAGAACCATTCCTCAATTGCTCCTAAAAAAATGCCTACAGCCTTTATTTATACAATGAATGTTCCACAAGAATTTATGGAACAACTTAATTATAACTTAATATTAAATACATTAGCTGCACCTATAGAACGTATATTTACAAAGCCAAAAGTAATGTATTCTAACAATACTTATCAATTTGATGATTACTCGAAATATAAAGCTGATGCCTTTTCTGAAGAGGAAAAAGCAGCTCATAGGGCAAAGCAATTTCCTTTAGATTGTGAAAAAGCATATAAAATAGGTACAAGCTTAATACAGTAA
- a CDS encoding MBL fold metallo-hydrolase: MSRQEKPIITMETIKAIEDMSYFTHALIFDDLLIVAQKETNCFVLKTTKGLIIIDAIWPCEEAFNAIISAIKEVGWKPEEIKKLVLTHGHVDHTGCGKWIVNAFHAKTYLSKRDDIFWEKEPAKKNRPETWKDYNIDVYVKDGDIITLGDKTIYVYETPGHTPGGLSFIFNVTENNNIYQAALWGGSNPPRSLPDIITYMKSLDYFMEQAENKNVEIALSNHTGVDNGMERIAYSQKRMSYMPNIYLIGQSGFRKYCQVFRNLCYEKLESI, from the coding sequence ATGTCTAGACAGGAAAAACCAATTATTACAATGGAAACAATAAAAGCAATTGAAGATATGTCTTATTTTACTCATGCACTGATATTTGATGATTTACTTATAGTTGCACAAAAAGAAACTAATTGTTTTGTTTTGAAAACAACAAAGGGATTAATTATAATAGATGCTATTTGGCCATGTGAAGAGGCATTTAATGCAATTATTTCTGCAATTAAAGAGGTTGGGTGGAAGCCAGAAGAAATAAAAAAATTAGTATTAACTCATGGACATGTTGACCATACTGGATGTGGAAAATGGATTGTAAATGCTTTTCATGCTAAAACATATCTATCAAAAAGAGATGATATATTTTGGGAAAAGGAACCAGCAAAAAAGAATAGGCCTGAGACCTGGAAGGATTATAATATAGATGTTTATGTTAAAGATGGCGACATAATTACTCTTGGTGATAAAACAATTTATGTTTATGAGACTCCAGGACATACACCAGGAGGTCTTAGCTTTATATTTAATGTAACAGAAAACAATAATATATATCAAGCTGCCTTATGGGGAGGTTCTAATCCACCAAGAAGTTTACCAGACATTATCACTTATATGAAGTCACTGGATTACTTTATGGAGCAGGCAGAAAACAAAAATGTTGAGATAGCACTTAGTAATCATACAGGGGTAGATAATGGAATGGAACGTATTGCATATTCACAAAAAAGAATGAGTTATATGCCTAATATTTACTTAATTGGGCAAAGTGGATTCCGTAAATATTGTCAGGTGTTTCGGAATCTATGTTATGAAAAATTGGAAAGTATATAA
- a CDS encoding ROK family transcriptional regulator, with protein MIEVNHSKIKETNRKKIITLLLEKNEITKLDISRILDISITTVSTNITELKNEGIVEDVRHLESTGGRKAIAVKLSENCKFSIGIALTPNNIKIALVNLKKEIIEKLKIRHKNNGIENLIGIINENIALLMEKHNLDSEKILGIGISLPGTVDFENGIIKYSYLLGIKDFNLKEKFEHLNVPIYVDNEANLSAYYEFLNRKNILKNLLYVSITDGLGLGIIIDGKIYRGDNDSSGEFGHIKVALNGKKCKCGARGCLEAYTSMNSLVDGYNEVSLEAISDVEEFEELYLKGEEATKKVLDKYLKILGMGISNLIMLLDPNTVIIGGDINNLLNDKIDILKKNIYKDNLFTDENNCTISVASYKEAYLLGAAMMPIEEFLEIK; from the coding sequence TTGATAGAAGTAAATCACAGTAAAATAAAAGAAACGAATAGAAAAAAAATTATAACATTATTGTTAGAAAAAAATGAAATTACTAAATTAGATATTTCAAGAATTTTAGATATAAGTATAACCACGGTATCTACTAATATTACTGAATTGAAAAATGAAGGTATAGTAGAAGATGTAAGGCATTTAGAATCTACTGGTGGTAGAAAAGCTATTGCTGTAAAGTTAAGTGAGAATTGTAAATTTTCAATTGGAATTGCATTAACACCTAATAATATTAAAATAGCTTTGGTAAATTTAAAAAAAGAAATTATTGAAAAATTAAAGATAAGACATAAAAATAATGGGATAGAAAATTTAATTGGAATAATCAATGAAAATATAGCTTTACTTATGGAAAAGCATAATTTAGATTCTGAAAAAATATTAGGAATAGGTATTTCATTACCTGGAACTGTAGATTTTGAAAATGGAATAATAAAATATTCATATTTGCTTGGGATTAAAGATTTTAATTTGAAGGAGAAATTTGAACATTTAAATGTACCTATTTATGTGGACAATGAAGCTAATTTATCAGCATATTATGAATTTTTAAATAGGAAGAATATTTTAAAAAACTTATTATATGTATCTATAACTGATGGATTAGGTCTTGGAATAATTATAGATGGCAAAATATATAGAGGTGATAATGATTCATCAGGAGAATTTGGTCATATAAAAGTAGCTCTAAATGGCAAAAAATGCAAATGCGGAGCTAGAGGATGTTTAGAAGCATACACATCTATGAATTCTTTAGTAGATGGTTATAATGAAGTTTCGTTAGAGGCAATATCAGACGTAGAAGAGTTTGAAGAATTGTATCTTAAAGGTGAAGAAGCAACAAAAAAAGTTTTAGATAAATACTTGAAAATATTAGGAATGGGAATATCCAATTTAATTATGTTATTAGATCCTAATACTGTAATAATAGGTGGGGATATAAATAATTTGTTAAATGATAAAATAGATATTTTGAAAAAGAATATATATAAGGATAATTTATTTACAGATGAAAATAATTGCACTATAAGTGTAGCAAGTTACAAAGAAGCTTATTTATTAGGTGCAGCAATGATGCCTATAGAAGAATTTTTAGAAATTAAATAA
- a CDS encoding L-fucose/L-arabinose isomerase family protein, which translates to MNNTPNVKLGIVAVSRDCFPMELSVNRRKAVVEAYKKTYGDIYECPTAIENEKHMLKALQEVKEAGVNALVVYLGNFGPETPETLLAKEFDGPVMFAAAAEETGDNLIGGRGDAYCGMLNASYNLALRNIKAYIPEYPVGTASDVADMIKEFEPVAKALLGLKNLKIISFGPRPQDFLACNAPIKQLYNLGVEIEENSELDLYAAFNAHKDDARIPEVIASMEKELGEGNKMPGILPKLAQYEITLLDWMEEHKGSREYIVFANKCWPSFQTQFGFVPCYVNSRLSAMGIPVACEVDIYGALSEYIGTCISDDVVTLLDINNTVPADMHDTEIKGKFNYTLKDTFMAFHCGNTAACKLSCGTMKNQMIMARALEPNQEPNITRGTLEGDIVPGDITFFRLQSNADAELTAYVAEGEVLPVATRSFGAIGVFAIPEMGRFYRHVLIEGRYPHHGAVAFGHFGKAMYNLFRYLGVKEVGFNQPKGMLYKTENPFNR; encoded by the coding sequence ATGAATAATACACCAAACGTAAAATTAGGAATTGTAGCAGTTAGTAGAGATTGTTTCCCAATGGAACTATCAGTTAATAGAAGAAAGGCAGTTGTAGAAGCATACAAAAAAACTTATGGAGATATTTACGAATGTCCTACAGCAATTGAAAATGAAAAACATATGCTAAAAGCATTGCAAGAAGTTAAAGAAGCAGGAGTTAATGCTCTTGTAGTATACCTTGGAAACTTTGGACCAGAAACTCCAGAAACTTTACTTGCTAAAGAATTTGATGGACCAGTTATGTTTGCAGCAGCTGCAGAAGAAACAGGTGATAATTTAATTGGAGGACGTGGAGATGCTTATTGTGGAATGCTTAATGCAAGCTATAATTTAGCACTTCGTAATATTAAAGCATACATTCCAGAATATCCAGTTGGAACTGCAAGTGATGTTGCAGATATGATTAAAGAATTTGAACCAGTAGCTAAAGCATTACTTGGATTAAAGAACTTAAAAATTATTTCTTTTGGACCAAGACCACAAGACTTCTTAGCTTGTAATGCACCTATAAAACAATTATATAATTTAGGTGTTGAAATAGAAGAAAATTCAGAACTTGATTTATATGCAGCATTTAATGCTCACAAAGATGATGCAAGAATTCCAGAAGTTATAGCTAGTATGGAAAAAGAATTAGGTGAAGGGAATAAAATGCCTGGAATCCTTCCAAAGCTTGCTCAATATGAAATCACATTATTAGATTGGATGGAAGAACATAAAGGTTCAAGAGAATATATTGTATTTGCAAATAAATGTTGGCCTTCATTCCAAACTCAATTTGGATTTGTACCATGTTATGTAAATAGCCGTTTATCTGCAATGGGTATACCAGTTGCATGTGAAGTAGATATTTATGGTGCTTTAAGTGAATACATTGGAACTTGTATAAGTGATGATGTTGTAACTTTACTTGATATTAACAATACTGTACCAGCTGATATGCATGATACTGAAATCAAAGGTAAATTTAACTATACATTAAAAGATACTTTCATGGCTTTCCACTGTGGAAATACTGCAGCTTGTAAATTATCTTGCGGTACAATGAAAAATCAAATGATCATGGCTAGAGCATTAGAACCAAATCAAGAACCAAATATTACAAGAGGGACACTTGAAGGAGATATCGTACCTGGAGACATCACATTCTTTAGATTACAAAGCAATGCAGATGCAGAACTTACTGCTTATGTTGCAGAAGGAGAAGTATTACCAGTTGCAACACGTTCATTTGGAGCTATAGGAGTATTCGCAATTCCTGAAATGGGAAGATTCTACCGTCACGTATTAATTGAAGGAAGATATCCTCACCATGGAGCAGTTGCATTCGGACATTTTGGTAAAGCAATGTATAATTTATTTAGATATTTAGGAGTTAAAGAAGTTGGCTTTAACCAACCTAAAGGAATGCTTTATAAAACAGAAAATCCTTTCAATAGATAA
- the fsa gene encoding fructose-6-phosphate aldolase encodes MKFFLDTANVDHIKEANEMGVICGVTTNPSLVAKEGRDFNEVIKEITEIVDGPISGEVISEDAAGMIKEGREIAAIHKNMIVKIPMTAEGLKATKVLSSEGIKTNVTLIFSATQALLAANAGATYVSPFLGRVDDISMIGMDLVRDIAEIFAVHGIETEIIAASVRNPIHVIEAAKAGANIATIPFNLVMQMLKHPLTDQGLEKFKADWAAAFPVNS; translated from the coding sequence ATGAAGTTTTTTTTAGACACAGCAAATGTAGACCACATTAAAGAAGCAAATGAAATGGGAGTAATCTGTGGAGTAACAACAAATCCATCACTAGTAGCAAAAGAAGGCAGAGACTTCAATGAAGTAATTAAAGAAATAACAGAAATAGTTGATGGACCAATAAGTGGAGAAGTAATAAGTGAAGATGCAGCAGGAATGATAAAAGAAGGAAGAGAAATTGCAGCAATTCATAAAAATATGATAGTAAAAATTCCAATGACAGCTGAAGGCTTAAAAGCAACAAAGGTATTATCTAGTGAAGGAATAAAGACAAATGTAACTTTAATATTCTCAGCAACACAAGCACTACTTGCAGCAAATGCAGGAGCAACTTATGTAAGTCCATTTTTAGGAAGAGTAGATGATATATCAATGATAGGAATGGATTTAGTAAGAGATATAGCAGAAATATTTGCAGTACATGGAATAGAAACAGAAATAATAGCAGCAAGTGTAAGAAATCCAATTCATGTAATTGAAGCAGCTAAGGCTGGAGCTAATATAGCAACAATACCATTTAATTTAGTAATGCAAATGCTAAAACATCCATTAACAGATCAAGGATTAGAAAAATTTAAAGCAGACTGGGCAGCAGCGTTTCCAGTTAACAGTTAA